The Fimbriimonadaceae bacterium nucleotide sequence CCCGCGAAGGGGGACCAAGGTCAATAAGAGCCGGGCTGGACTAGGGTCCAGGCGAGGCTCTCGCCATAGGAGTTCGAGAAGACTTCCGCTTTCACGACCGGAGCGTTCGGGCTGATCCGCCGCTTCGCGATGAATTCCAGGACCCGCTCCTCGCCCGGGCGCAGGTTGCCGATGTTCCTCGGGTTCTCCCCGTTCACGATGTCATAGCCGCTCACGCGGACCTCGGTGTTCGACATCTGAAGGTCGCCCGTGTTCTTCACCGTGACCCGCCAGACGAACTGGCCCAGGTAAGAGCCGCTCGGCTGCCGGAAGAAGGTCGCCGACGCGACTGGCCCCACCGCCTCGCTGAAGTTCTCCTGGGTCGCCAGCGCGTAGCGCTCCGAGGCCACTGCGGGGTCGAAGGCGCCTTGCGTCTCCACCTTCAGCACGACCTCACCGTCTTGACCGACCGAGACCTGCTCGACGTTGTCGATCGCCGAGGTGCTCCCGGCCAGGAGGCTGTTCGTCTCGGAGCCATAGGCGAGGAGGTTTAGGTTGCTGAGCGCGCGGACGATCGAGGGATAGGTGCTCCCGTTGTACGCGACATGGCGGTTCCAGACCAGGGTCGCCTTCTCGTTCCGGAACATCTGGCCCTTATAGAGCTTGAAGTTCTTCCCTCCCGGTGCGGGCCTGTCCATCGTCCGAAGAAAGACGTCCGGCACGTGGATCAAAGCGGAGGACATGTTCGCGTAGCCCCAGCCATAGCGCTTGTCCCAGAAGGAGCCCGGCACTCGGACGTCGTCCGCGGTGGTCGAGGTGTTCCGAGAGTCGATCGCTTCCGCCGTGTTGATCAAGAGCGCCTTGGCCGCCATGGGGCCAGGAACGCCGGCGCTGATGCAGAGTACGACGCAGCCCCCGATGTGCGGCGCGGCCATGCTCGTGCCCGTCAGCGACGCATAGCCGCCGTTGTTGTACGGGGCCGTGATCGCCGTCCCCAGGCCGCCGATGTCCGGCTTTTTCCGACCGCCAAAGGTCGGGCCCGTACTGCTGGAGCTGCTGATCAAGTCGTCCGCGCGGTTCGTGTTCTCTTGGTCGCTCAGGTTCGCGCAGGCCAACAGGTTAAAGGCAGGCGCGGGGTGGGTGATCGTGATCCCCGTGCTGAAGCCCCCGTTGCCGGTCGACTTGGAGACCATGACCTCGAAGGTGTCGCAGACGCCGTCGAAGAACTGGTCGATTCCCGCATAGTCGTTCGAGTTCGCCGTCCCGTTCCCGAAAGAGTAGTTCACGCTTTCCGCCCTTTCCAGGATCGTTGTCATGAGGGCGTTCATACCGACCATCGATGTGGAGTCCGCACCCGCCTGGGCCACGCTGATCGTGTCCACCCCGGGGGCCATGCCGCGGTAGG carries:
- a CDS encoding S8 family serine peptidase, encoding MCTPKFARRTALAALSLVVSGSFATASMKFEDDLAQRLASPSNRPLSVVFYLRRQHAAEAAELLAPKYRTLIDLEMERARRQVEDLRAMPSLSPAEERAAIAAGRYLADPANVAGTARSVDRLRQSYGDEVAAYAKGAAIFDFAHLRGMVNAYGGRVIGETTAVSTLAASLSPAGIRALAADPMVAFVGLDHVGAPELNTSAQSIGATTFWQAGFTGGTYDVGTLDTGCLRTHAAFAGKRFEGPQTVDPDGHGTHVTGIMASDNSTYRGMAPGVDTISVAQAGADSTSMVGMNALMTTILERAESVNYSFGNGTANSNDYAGIDQFFDGVCDTFEVMVSKSTGNGGFSTGITITHPAPAFNLLACANLSDQENTNRADDLISSSSSTGPTFGGRKKPDIGGLGTAITAPYNNGGYASLTGTSMAAPHIGGCVVLCISAGVPGPMAAKALLINTAEAIDSRNTSTTADDVRVPGSFWDKRYGWGYANMSSALIHVPDVFLRTMDRPAPGGKNFKLYKGQMFRNEKATLVWNRHVAYNGSTYPSIVRALSNLNLLAYGSETNSLLAGSTSAIDNVEQVSVGQDGEVVLKVETQGAFDPAVASERYALATQENFSEAVGPVASATFFRQPSGSYLGQFVWRVTVKNTGDLQMSNTEVRVSGYDIVNGENPRNIGNLRPGEERVLEFIAKRRISPNAPVVKAEVFSNSYGESLAWTLVQPGSY